The Mesorhizobium sp. INR15 region CGCCTTCGATACTGCTCGCGGCGACGTAGGTGCTGATCAGCAGCATGGTCTCTCCCTGCCCGAATGTTCTTGTGCCGAGATAGGCAATCGACAATCTTCAGGCAAAAGCAAGACCATCTGCTTGAGATTTCGGGTCACGTCCGGTTGATCGAGACGCCGCCATCGGCAAATAGTGCGGTTCCCGTGGTGAAACTCGAGGCGTCGGAAGCCAGATAGAGTGCCGAGCGCGCGATCTCTTCGGGTTGCGCCATGCGCTTCAAGGCGTGGATGCCTTCGACAAAGGCGCGTGCTTCCGGCGTGGTGGTGGTCGCACCCGGCGTGTCGGTGCCGCCGGGCAACAGCGCGTTGACGCGCAAGCCCTGTGGTCCGTATTCGGCGGCGAGAACCTGCGTCAGCCCGATCAGGCCCGCCTTGGCGGCGGCATAGGCGGCCATGCCGGGTATGCCGGCGGTGCGGCCGACAAAGCTGGACGTGAAGATCAGCGAGCCGCCGCCGCGCTCCAGCATCGCCGGTATCTGGTGTTTCGCGCAAAGGAAGGCGCTGGTCAGATTGGTGTCGATCGTTCCGTGCCAGGTCCTTGGCGACATGTCGGGCACCGGACCCATCGGGCCGACGGCGCCGGCGTTGTTGAAGGCGATGTCGAGCCCGCCGAACCTCTCCACGGCGAGGCGGACCAGCGCTTTCGCGAAGTCCTCCTCGGTAACGTCGCCGGCGAGCGCGACGGCGACGCCATCGGCCTCCTCGATTTCGGTGACGAGGGCGTCAAGCTCCGCCTGGCGACGGCCGGTGACGACGAGCTTGGCGCCTTCCTCGGCAAACAGCTTCGCGGTGGCGCGGCCGATGCCGGAACTGGCGCCGGTGACGATGGCGATCTTGTTGGTGAGTGCGAGCATGTCTGGCATCCTTTTCCCTTGCGCCAGCTTCGCCGGCGATCGGATGCTTGGTCGCAAATGGGGCGGGTTGGAGCCACCCAAAACCTGACAGGCTTCTCGGAGTTACTGCTTCAGCAACCACTCCAGGCGATCAAGCGAGCAGGCATAGCTGACGACGATCAGCAGAGCCATGGCAATGCCCGTGGCCGTGTGACCGGCGAGATGGAATCCGGCGGCACCGCCAAACAGGATGACGAGTTCCATCACCAGCCGCACCATGCCTGGAACCGGAACCGGTGCGCGGCCTGACCGGCTGGGATCATTGAGCACGGCGAATGTGCCCCACAGCACCGCAGCGATGAGCGGCAAGGCGAGGGCGAGGATCCAGCGCCATATCCCACCTGAGAGGCTCCAGCCTGCAATGCCGAGGCCGAGCAGGGCCGCGAGCTCAAGCAGGAAGCGCAACGTCATATTCCACCAGGCATTGCCCACAATCGTTCTCCCGAGACTCACGGCAAGCAGTGTGGCTGAAGGCACTTGCAGCCGCCAGATTGCATGTGTGTTTTTCATCGCGGCGCAAAACGGCAAGCGCCGTCGCAAACAGCGCAAGGGTGGAAGCCGCGTTTCGCTAGTGATACACCTCGCGCGCCGAGGCCTGATGAACGCTTGGCTGCCATTTGCGAGGCTGGAACGTTGAAAAAATATTCGGTATTCGCCATCGCCCGCGAGGCCATGCGCGGCCACAAGGGCTGGGAGGAACAATGGTCCTCGCCTGAGCCGAAGAAGGAATACGACGTCATCATCGTCGGCGCCGGCGGCCACGGTCTTGCCACCGCCTATTACCTTGCCACGGTGCACGGCATCACCAATGTCGCCGTCCTGGAAAAGGGCTGGCTCGGTGGCGGCAACACCGGCCGCAACACCACCATCATCCGCTCCAACTATCTCTATGACGAGAGCGCTGGCATCTACGATCATGCGCTGAAATTGTGGGATGGGTTGAGCCAGGAACTCAACTACAACGTCATGTATTCGGCGCGAGGCGTCATGATGCTGGCGCATAATGTGCACGACGTGCAGGTGCTGAAGCGCCACGTCCATGCCAACCGGCTGAACGGCATCGACAATGAATGGCTGACGCCTGAGCAGGCGAAGGAATTCTGCCCGCCGCTCAATACGTCCAGGGAAGCCCGCTATCCGGTGGTCGGTGCGGCGCTGCAACGCCGTGGCGGCACGGCGCGGCACGATGCCGTCGCCTGGGGCTATGCTCGCGGCGCCTCGGCGCGCGGCGTGCACATCATTCAGAATTGCGAGGTCACCGGGGTCAAGCGCGCGCCGAACGGCGCCGTCATGGGCGTCGACACGACACGCGGCTTCATCGGCGCCAAGAAGGTCGGCGTCGTTGCCGCCGGGCATTCGTCCGTCATCATGAACATGGCCGGCGTGCGCATGCCGCTGGAAAGCTATCCGCTGCAGGCGCTGGTGTCGGAGCCGGTCAAGCCGGTGGTGCCTTGCGTGGTGATGTCCAACACGGTGCACGCCTATATCTCGCAGTCCGACAAGGGCGAACTGGTGATCGGCGCCGGCACCGACCAGTATGTCTCCTATTCACAGACCGGCGGCCTGCACATCCTGCAGCATACGCTGGATGCGATTTGCGAGATGTTCCCGATCTTCACGCGCATGAAGATGCTGCGCTCCTGGGGCGGCATCGTCGACGTGACGCCGGATCGCTCGCCGATCCTGGCCAAGACGCCGGTGCCTGGCCTCTACGTCAATTGCGGCTGGGGCACGGGCGGCTTCAAGGCGACGCCGGGCTCGGGCCATGTCTTTGCCCATACGATTGCCAAAGACGATCCGCATCCGATCAACGCGCCCTTCACCATCGAGCGCTTCCGCACCGGCCGGCTCATCGACGAAGCGGCGGCGGCGGCGGTGGCGCACTGATGATGATGGCCGAAGTGGCAGTCGCTGTGCCGCTGATGCTGGCGGGGGAACAAGGCATGTTCCATTTTCCGACGCCGGAAGAGGTGCGGCTGCAACCGATCAGCCGCGCCGGCAACGAAGCGGGCTGGCCGTTTTCAATCGACGAGGGGACGCTGGCCTGCGTCTGGAGCGCCGGCCAGAAAGTGGTCATGTTCTTTGAAAGCAAGCCGGACGACCTTGACGAAGACGAGACGTTCAAACCGAGCGGCGTCATCGTCACCACGGATCCGATGCAACTGACGCTGGGCAACATGGCCAACCGCGATCTGTTTCGAGCCTCGGCAAGCGTCGAGGAGCGTATGGCACTTGTCGCGCCCTTTGTGACCATGGGCCAGAAGCTTTGCGATCAACCCGCCGGCGCGCGCGTCGGCCACGGCGAATTGTAGGAACAAATACATGCTTCTCATCCGCTGCCCCTATTGCGAGGAAGAGCGTCCGGAACTCGAATTCCGCAATGCCGGCGAGGCGCATATCGCGCGCTCGGCCAACATGGCCGGCGAGAGTGATGACGATTTCGAAAAGTTCTTCTTCATCCGCTCAAACCCCAAAGGTATCATCCATGAGCGCTGGCGGCACATGCATGGCTGCGCGCGGTTCTTCAACGCCGTGCGCGATACCGTCACCGACAAGTTCATCATGACCTACAAGGCCGGCGAACCGAAGCCTTCGAAGTTGCCGGGAGTTGCCAAATGAGCGGCGCGTTCCGTATTCCCGGCGCTGGCCGCCTCAAGCAGGCGAAGAGCGCTCGCTTCAGCTTCGATGGCCAGTCCTATGCCGGCATCGAGGGTGACACGCTGGCTTCGGCGCTGATTGCCAATGGCGTCCATCTGGTCGGCCGATCGTTCAAGTACCACCGTCCGCGCGGCATCCTGTCGGCGGGCGCCGAGGAGCCGAACGCGCTGGTCCGGATCGAGCGCGACGCGGCGCGCCAGACGCCGAATGTGCGCGCAACCGTGCAGGAACTCTATGACGGGCTCACCGCCCAGTCGCAGAACCGCTGGCCGTCGCTGTCCTTCGACGTTGGCGCCGTCAACGACATTGCCTCGCCGTTTTTCTCGGCCGGCTTCT contains the following coding sequences:
- a CDS encoding SDR family oxidoreductase, producing MLALTNKIAIVTGASSGIGRATAKLFAEEGAKLVVTGRRQAELDALVTEIEEADGVAVALAGDVTEEDFAKALVRLAVERFGGLDIAFNNAGAVGPMGPVPDMSPRTWHGTIDTNLTSAFLCAKHQIPAMLERGGGSLIFTSSFVGRTAGIPGMAAYAAAKAGLIGLTQVLAAEYGPQGLRVNALLPGGTDTPGATTTTPEARAFVEGIHALKRMAQPEEIARSALYLASDASSFTTGTALFADGGVSINRT
- a CDS encoding YrdB family protein — its product is MGNAWWNMTLRFLLELAALLGLGIAGWSLSGGIWRWILALALPLIAAVLWGTFAVLNDPSRSGRAPVPVPGMVRLVMELVILFGGAAGFHLAGHTATGIAMALLIVVSYACSLDRLEWLLKQ
- a CDS encoding sarcosine oxidase subunit beta, which translates into the protein MKKYSVFAIAREAMRGHKGWEEQWSSPEPKKEYDVIIVGAGGHGLATAYYLATVHGITNVAVLEKGWLGGGNTGRNTTIIRSNYLYDESAGIYDHALKLWDGLSQELNYNVMYSARGVMMLAHNVHDVQVLKRHVHANRLNGIDNEWLTPEQAKEFCPPLNTSREARYPVVGAALQRRGGTARHDAVAWGYARGASARGVHIIQNCEVTGVKRAPNGAVMGVDTTRGFIGAKKVGVVAAGHSSVIMNMAGVRMPLESYPLQALVSEPVKPVVPCVVMSNTVHAYISQSDKGELVIGAGTDQYVSYSQTGGLHILQHTLDAICEMFPIFTRMKMLRSWGGIVDVTPDRSPILAKTPVPGLYVNCGWGTGGFKATPGSGHVFAHTIAKDDPHPINAPFTIERFRTGRLIDEAAAAAVAH
- a CDS encoding sarcosine oxidase subunit delta — its product is MLLIRCPYCEEERPELEFRNAGEAHIARSANMAGESDDDFEKFFFIRSNPKGIIHERWRHMHGCARFFNAVRDTVTDKFIMTYKAGEPKPSKLPGVAK